A genomic region of Planococcus kocurii contains the following coding sequences:
- a CDS encoding trimeric intracellular cation channel family protein → MAWEVLSAFGTIAFAISGAIIAMEEEYDIFGVYLLGVVTAFGGGAIRNLLIGVPVSALWEQEFMFQLAFASITIVFLFPHKLLGHWNRWGNFFDAIGLSAFAVQGAIYAVELELPLFAVVVAAVLTGSGGGIIRDLLAGRKPLVLKSEIYAVWAALCGLFISFNSASSDLMLYSLFVLITILRILSYTFKWRLPARKIQIS, encoded by the coding sequence ATGGCTTGGGAAGTACTGAGCGCCTTCGGTACGATTGCTTTTGCAATATCCGGCGCAATTATTGCCATGGAAGAAGAATACGATATTTTTGGTGTCTATCTTCTCGGCGTTGTCACAGCCTTTGGTGGCGGTGCCATTCGAAATTTATTGATCGGCGTGCCTGTTTCGGCGCTATGGGAACAAGAATTCATGTTCCAACTGGCCTTTGCATCGATCACGATTGTCTTTTTGTTTCCGCATAAACTGCTTGGCCACTGGAATCGCTGGGGCAATTTTTTTGATGCTATCGGATTGTCAGCGTTTGCTGTTCAAGGAGCCATTTATGCTGTTGAACTAGAATTGCCACTATTTGCAGTTGTTGTAGCAGCCGTACTTACAGGTTCTGGCGGAGGAATCATTCGTGATTTACTAGCAGGAAGAAAACCACTTGTGTTAAAATCTGAAATCTATGCGGTTTGGGCTGCATTGTGCGGATTGTTCATCAGCTTTAATTCAGCATCTTCTGACCTTATGCTTTATTCGTTATTTGTGCTGATCACAATCCTGCGAATTTTGTCCTATACTTTTAAATGGAGATTACCCGCTCGTAAAATTCAAATCTCGTAG
- a CDS encoding alpha/beta hydrolase, which translates to MQVTKNYMNASDGHELFYARYEPPNPIGHIHIIHGMAEHIGRYEEFAEYLMSRGFVVSAHDQRGHGKTAEQNGIQGYFADDSGFERVVEDAHTVIAEIQQATGNLPLLLFGHSMGSFVARRYMQLHSEEISRIVLSGTGGNPGISGKVGMAVAVASAKLQGKQEPSKALGKLTFGNFNKPFAEEGSSYAWLSRDKEAVAKYEADPWCGFESTNQFYIDLFSGLATLNKSEEIAKIRKDLPVLFISGAMDPVGNNGEGVFSSAKQFNKAGMTNVKVYLAEQGRHELLNELNRKDYFELIGDWMCGND; encoded by the coding sequence ATGCAGGTAACCAAAAATTACATGAATGCTTCTGATGGACATGAACTTTTTTATGCGCGTTACGAACCACCAAATCCGATTGGCCATATCCATATTATCCACGGGATGGCTGAACATATCGGTCGCTACGAAGAGTTCGCGGAATACTTAATGTCTCGCGGCTTTGTGGTATCTGCACATGATCAACGTGGACACGGGAAAACGGCAGAACAGAACGGGATTCAAGGTTACTTTGCAGATGATAGCGGCTTTGAACGAGTAGTGGAAGATGCGCATACCGTCATTGCTGAAATCCAGCAGGCAACGGGAAATCTGCCATTGCTGCTATTCGGTCATAGTATGGGGTCCTTTGTGGCTCGTCGTTACATGCAATTGCACAGTGAAGAAATCAGTCGTATCGTATTATCCGGTACTGGTGGAAATCCTGGCATTTCCGGTAAAGTCGGAATGGCTGTAGCGGTCGCATCGGCAAAATTACAAGGAAAGCAAGAACCTAGCAAAGCGCTTGGGAAATTGACTTTTGGCAATTTTAATAAACCTTTCGCAGAAGAAGGTTCGTCTTACGCTTGGTTGAGTCGAGATAAAGAGGCTGTTGCGAAATACGAAGCAGATCCTTGGTGTGGTTTTGAATCAACTAATCAGTTTTACATTGATTTATTTTCCGGGCTTGCAACATTGAATAAGTCTGAAGAAATCGCCAAAATTCGAAAAGACTTGCCGGTTTTGTTTATTAGCGGTGCGATGGACCCTGTCGGAAATAACGGTGAGGGTGTTTTCAGTTCAGCCAAACAATTCAACAAAGCAGGGATGACTAACGTTAAAGTTTACCTAGCAGAACAAGGTCGGCATGAATTGCTCAACGAACTTAATCGAAAAGATTATTTTGAGTTAATTGGAGATTGGATGTGCGGAAATGATTGA
- the mutL gene encoding DNA mismatch repair endonuclease MutL has product MGIIRLMDEPLSNKISAGEVVERPTSVVKELVENAIDAGSTAIEVLLIEAGLTSIQIIDNGAGMDADDALLSFSRHATSKIANEHDLFRIRTLGFRGEALASIASVSKVTLHTSNGASGTFVQMEGGRLTEQRAGSLRKGTDMKIDQLFFNTPARLKYMKTLQTELGHTIDLLNRFALSYPGVAFKLMHDGRVILQTSGSGEIKRVLADIYGVAIAKKMIPFEGQSHDYKVSGYASLPEITRANKNYISLFVNGRWVKHYAIANTVHKAYHTFLPLERQPIVVLNIEGDPYLTDVNVHPSKQQIRLSKEKELMELIHETIRRTISSVVRAPIIDQPKPVKQAPTKQLDLWKSSFTVQETKQLPAQEWSELPVEHETEVVQRQEEPLQGGTPFIEELPPLAEHEEQQESPQFPELEVVGQIHGTYIVAQSHDGFYLIDQHAAQERIKYEYFREKVGDIDSNERQTLLLPLTFHYSRDEALRLKDHLAVLADSGVFLEVFGDTSFIVREYPTWFPKGFEQEVIEDLIEQILNERKVDIKKLREDAAIMMSCKRSIKANHFLQKHDMERLLVDLKQAEQPFTCPHGRPVIIHFRTYDVEKMFKRVMN; this is encoded by the coding sequence ATGGGCATCATTCGATTGATGGACGAACCTCTATCCAATAAAATATCCGCGGGTGAAGTCGTCGAACGGCCGACTTCGGTCGTTAAGGAATTAGTGGAAAATGCCATCGATGCTGGAAGCACAGCCATCGAAGTGTTACTCATCGAAGCAGGGCTAACCTCTATTCAAATTATTGATAACGGTGCAGGTATGGATGCTGATGATGCATTGTTGTCATTTTCCAGACACGCCACAAGTAAAATTGCCAATGAGCATGATTTATTCCGGATTCGGACACTTGGGTTTCGAGGTGAGGCACTAGCGAGTATCGCTTCAGTTTCGAAAGTAACTTTGCATACATCAAATGGTGCGAGTGGAACTTTTGTGCAAATGGAAGGCGGACGTTTAACCGAGCAACGCGCGGGGTCTCTTAGAAAAGGAACGGATATGAAAATCGATCAATTGTTTTTTAATACACCTGCACGGCTAAAATACATGAAAACATTGCAGACAGAATTGGGTCATACCATCGATTTGTTGAACCGTTTTGCGCTGAGCTATCCAGGTGTTGCTTTTAAGCTGATGCATGACGGCAGAGTGATTCTGCAAACCTCAGGCAGTGGAGAAATCAAGCGCGTATTAGCCGACATTTACGGTGTTGCGATTGCTAAGAAAATGATTCCGTTCGAGGGACAGTCACATGACTATAAAGTATCGGGCTATGCGTCACTTCCTGAAATCACCCGTGCCAATAAAAACTATATTTCATTGTTTGTAAACGGACGCTGGGTCAAGCATTATGCGATTGCCAACACGGTTCATAAGGCGTATCATACGTTCTTGCCGCTTGAGCGGCAGCCAATTGTCGTATTAAATATTGAAGGGGATCCTTATTTGACAGATGTCAATGTCCACCCATCAAAACAACAAATTCGTTTGAGTAAAGAAAAAGAATTGATGGAATTGATCCATGAAACGATTCGACGCACGATTAGTTCAGTTGTGCGTGCACCGATTATCGATCAACCAAAACCCGTCAAACAAGCGCCGACTAAACAATTAGATCTCTGGAAAAGTTCGTTTACAGTTCAAGAAACAAAACAGTTACCCGCACAAGAATGGTCAGAGCTACCCGTTGAACACGAAACGGAAGTTGTTCAACGACAAGAAGAGCCACTTCAAGGTGGAACGCCATTTATTGAAGAATTGCCACCATTAGCAGAACACGAGGAACAACAAGAAAGCCCTCAATTTCCCGAATTGGAAGTAGTGGGCCAAATTCATGGCACTTATATTGTGGCGCAAAGCCATGATGGTTTTTATTTGATTGATCAGCATGCAGCACAAGAACGCATCAAATACGAATACTTTCGTGAAAAAGTAGGGGATATTGACAGCAATGAACGACAAACTTTACTGTTGCCGTTAACATTCCATTACAGTCGAGATGAAGCGTTGAGGTTAAAAGACCATTTAGCTGTTTTGGCTGATAGTGGCGTATTTTTAGAAGTGTTTGGCGATACATCGTTTATTGTTCGGGAATACCCCACTTGGTTTCCGAAAGGATTTGAACAGGAAGTTATTGAAGATTTGATCGAACAGATTTTGAACGAGCGAAAAGTAGATATTAAGAAATTGCGGGAAGATGCAGCCATTATGATGAGTTGCAAACGCTCGATTAAAGCAAATCATTTTTTGCAGAAACACGATATGGAACGGTTACTGGTAGATTTGAAACAAGCAGAACAACCCTTTACTTGTCCGCACGGTCGTCCTGTCATTATCCATTTCAGGACATACGATGTGGAGAAAATGTTCAAACGTGTAATGAATTAA
- the hfq gene encoding RNA chaperone Hfq, with the protein MKPVNIQDVYLNQLRKNNIYVTVFLLNGFQLKGTIKSYDNFTVLVETDGKQQLIYKHAISTFSPSKAVAIEHEE; encoded by the coding sequence ATGAAACCAGTTAATATTCAGGATGTCTATTTAAATCAACTGCGTAAAAATAATATTTATGTAACGGTCTTCTTACTTAATGGCTTCCAATTAAAAGGGACCATTAAATCTTATGATAATTTTACGGTGCTGGTCGAAACAGATGGCAAACAACAGTTAATTTACAAACATGCAATTTCGACGTTTTCTCCGTCAAAAGCTGTAGCGATTGAACACGAAGAGTAA
- a CDS encoding potassium channel family protein, translating to MKKSVIIFEIFMFVLVLISLFFAFSENENFMKLDWGIWFVFVLDYTIRLIRSENKWTYIKQHPFELVAIVPFDSIFRAARIVRLFRVIRLIGIGSRYLTPVYKLLRTNGLDKVLIISMVLLFLIPIPIVLLEPSINTFGDALWWAVVTTTTVGYGDISPETPIGRVLAVVLMLVGIGIIGTLTSAITSFFSNKNEVNHDKQILGIIQSIEEIENLTKEDIEFVRMYLKRKELK from the coding sequence ATGAAGAAAAGTGTAATCATATTTGAAATTTTTATGTTTGTATTGGTATTGATATCTTTGTTCTTCGCTTTTTCGGAAAATGAAAATTTTATGAAATTAGATTGGGGTATTTGGTTCGTTTTTGTACTCGACTATACTATTCGATTAATAAGATCAGAAAACAAATGGACTTATATTAAACAACATCCCTTTGAACTGGTTGCAATTGTTCCTTTCGATTCTATTTTTAGAGCAGCGCGTATTGTACGTTTGTTCCGTGTGATTCGTTTAATCGGAATAGGTTCACGATATCTAACTCCTGTTTATAAATTGTTGAGGACGAATGGCTTGGACAAAGTATTGATTATTTCGATGGTTCTTTTATTCTTAATCCCTATTCCAATTGTGTTACTTGAACCTTCAATAAATACTTTTGGTGATGCACTCTGGTGGGCTGTTGTAACTACTACGACTGTCGGATATGGAGATATCTCTCCGGAGACACCAATTGGACGAGTATTAGCCGTTGTATTGATGTTAGTTGGTATCGGAATTATTGGTACATTAACTTCTGCAATTACAAGCTTTTTCAGTAATAAAAATGAAGTGAACCACGATAAACAAATCCTAGGTATAATTCAGTCTATCGAAGAAATTGAAAATCTGACTAAAGAAGATATAGAATTTGTTCGAATGTACTTAAAGAGAAAAGAACTTAAATAG
- the miaA gene encoding tRNA (adenosine(37)-N6)-dimethylallyltransferase MiaA: MIDVVAIVGPTASGKTALSLELAKRLHGEIINGDSMQIYRDMTIGTAKILPEEMAGIPHHLLDIKEPDESFSVAEYQFLVREKIAEIRSRGKLPIIVGGTGMYVQAVLFDYRFSEQPVDQQLRDELNKELEQTGPEQLYAKLLKLDPQSDIHPNNTRRVIRAVEILMSGQQKGDRNLALSPMYNEVIIGLDMPRDILYERINQRVETMLQRGLIEEVQALRQRGIRDVQSIQAIGYREIYAYLDEQESFERAIEKLKQNSRKYAKRQFTYFKNKLPIFWIDALADLEKNLHEITVVMQETDRNCRIDKLMANQTQTEK; the protein is encoded by the coding sequence ATGATTGATGTGGTGGCCATTGTTGGACCTACGGCATCTGGGAAAACTGCGCTGAGCCTTGAATTAGCTAAGCGGTTACACGGAGAAATTATCAACGGGGACTCGATGCAGATTTACCGAGATATGACGATTGGGACAGCGAAAATTTTACCTGAAGAAATGGCAGGAATTCCTCATCACTTGCTGGATATTAAAGAGCCGGACGAGAGTTTTTCAGTTGCAGAATACCAATTCTTAGTGCGGGAGAAAATTGCTGAAATTCGCTCGCGTGGAAAGCTGCCGATTATTGTCGGGGGAACAGGGATGTATGTGCAGGCCGTACTCTTTGATTACCGATTTTCAGAACAGCCTGTCGACCAACAACTACGAGATGAGTTAAACAAGGAACTAGAACAAACGGGTCCTGAACAACTGTATGCCAAATTGTTAAAGTTGGATCCGCAGTCAGACATTCACCCGAACAACACGCGGCGTGTCATACGGGCGGTTGAAATTTTGATGAGTGGTCAGCAAAAAGGAGACCGGAATTTGGCGTTGTCGCCGATGTACAATGAAGTCATCATTGGATTAGACATGCCAAGAGACATCCTGTATGAACGTATTAATCAACGAGTGGAGACGATGTTGCAACGCGGCTTGATCGAAGAAGTGCAAGCCTTACGGCAACGCGGCATACGCGACGTTCAGTCTATTCAAGCCATTGGCTATAGAGAAATTTACGCTTATTTGGATGAACAAGAAAGTTTTGAACGAGCAATCGAAAAACTCAAGCAAAACTCACGCAAATACGCAAAAAGGCAATTTACTTATTTTAAAAACAAACTACCGATTTTCTGGATCGATGCACTGGCTGATCTCGAAAAAAATCTCCATGAAATAACAGTGGTTATGCAGGAAACTGACAGAAACTGTCGAATTGATAAACTGATGGCCAATCAAACACAAACAGAGAAATAG
- a CDS encoding aminotransferase class I/II-fold pyridoxal phosphate-dependent enzyme yields the protein MFTTITKIEKIIKRQLELADETAYINQKKVLTAFHNQRVSDHHFNPSTGYGYDDEGRDTLERVYADVFRAEAALVRPQIISGTHAITISLFGILRPGDELLYLTGKPYDTLDSIVSGGDKDTGSLKDFGISYQHTDLDANNKIDWLAAEKAINDKTKVIAIQRSRGYDTRPSFTIEEIEDMIAGIRRIKPQAIVFVDNCYGEFVETREPIEVGADLIAGSLIKNPGGGLAKIGGYIAGRADLVEKCGYRMTSPGIGGEAGASLNALPDMYQGFFMAPHIVSQALKGAIFTSALLEDAGMITAPHWSDKRTDLIQSVSFQTAEQMIAFCQTIQASSPVNAQFKPEPAYMPGYEDDVIMAAGTFVQGSSIELTADGPIRPPYTAFVQGGLTYEHVKIAVLNSVDVLKKANLI from the coding sequence ATGTTTACTACAATTACTAAAATAGAAAAAATTATCAAGAGACAGCTCGAATTGGCTGACGAAACAGCTTACATAAACCAAAAGAAAGTATTAACGGCTTTTCATAACCAGCGCGTTAGTGACCATCATTTTAATCCATCTACCGGTTACGGGTACGACGATGAAGGACGAGATACGCTTGAGCGAGTCTATGCGGATGTTTTTAGAGCGGAAGCGGCTCTCGTTCGGCCGCAAATTATTTCTGGAACCCATGCCATTACCATTTCGTTATTCGGTATATTGCGACCAGGAGACGAACTGCTTTATCTAACAGGTAAGCCTTACGATACATTAGATTCTATTGTCTCAGGCGGTGACAAGGATACGGGATCGCTAAAAGACTTCGGTATTAGTTACCAGCATACTGATCTGGACGCTAACAATAAAATTGATTGGCTAGCAGCTGAAAAAGCAATAAATGACAAGACCAAAGTCATCGCCATTCAACGTTCGCGAGGCTATGACACACGACCTTCCTTTACGATAGAAGAAATCGAAGACATGATTGCGGGTATTCGTCGCATAAAGCCACAAGCCATTGTTTTTGTTGATAATTGCTATGGCGAGTTTGTGGAAACGCGTGAGCCGATTGAAGTAGGCGCGGATTTGATTGCGGGCTCTCTGATTAAAAATCCTGGAGGTGGACTCGCTAAAATTGGTGGCTACATCGCCGGTAGAGCCGATCTGGTTGAAAAATGTGGTTACCGCATGACGTCGCCGGGTATAGGAGGAGAGGCAGGCGCGTCACTCAATGCACTACCCGATATGTATCAAGGGTTTTTCATGGCGCCACATATTGTTTCTCAAGCATTAAAAGGGGCAATTTTCACTTCAGCACTTTTAGAAGACGCGGGAATGATTACCGCGCCTCATTGGAGTGACAAGCGGACAGACTTGATTCAATCGGTATCGTTTCAAACGGCTGAGCAGATGATTGCTTTTTGCCAAACGATTCAAGCGAGTTCGCCAGTCAATGCGCAATTCAAACCGGAACCGGCTTATATGCCAGGTTATGAAGACGATGTCATTATGGCAGCAGGAACGTTTGTGCAAGGTTCCAGCATTGAACTGACAGCTGATGGTCCCATTCGGCCACCGTACACGGCGTTTGTACAAGGTGGACTTACCTATGAACACGTTAAAATTGCCGTTTTAAACTCGGTTGACGTATTGAAAAAAGCTAACTTAATCTAA
- a CDS encoding rhodanese-like domain-containing protein, with protein sequence MKTITADELQKRVEAGEELHIIDVREADEVAFGMIPGAKHIPLGEVEERSGELDATKDYHLVCRAGRRSEMACDILESKNMKTINVEGGMTAWNGETIA encoded by the coding sequence ATGAAGACTATTACAGCAGATGAATTGCAAAAACGAGTTGAAGCTGGAGAAGAGTTACACATCATCGACGTTCGTGAAGCAGACGAGGTGGCTTTTGGAATGATTCCAGGGGCTAAACACATTCCGCTCGGTGAAGTGGAAGAGCGTAGCGGAGAGCTAGATGCAACCAAAGACTATCATCTGGTTTGTCGTGCGGGTCGTCGGAGTGAAATGGCTTGTGACATTTTGGAATCAAAAAATATGAAGACCATCAACGTTGAAGGTGGCATGACTGCCTGGAACGGCGAGACAATCGCATAA
- a CDS encoding MerR family transcriptional regulator, with product MTNRVRRTMPLLPISIVMQLTELTARQIRYYEEHKLISPARTDGNKRMFSLNDVDALLEIKDYLDQGLNIAGIKKLYELKNSPENNQVESKNLSDAELRNLLREQLKHQARPFELGGFRQGDLSRFFH from the coding sequence ATGACGAACCGGGTTCGACGGACGATGCCGCTTCTTCCAATCAGTATAGTTATGCAGCTGACGGAACTTACTGCTAGACAAATCCGTTATTACGAAGAGCACAAGTTAATTAGCCCTGCCCGTACCGATGGGAATAAGCGTATGTTTTCGTTAAACGACGTCGATGCTTTACTTGAAATCAAGGACTACTTGGATCAAGGACTTAATATCGCCGGCATTAAGAAATTATACGAGTTAAAAAACTCGCCTGAAAACAATCAGGTAGAGTCAAAAAATCTAAGTGACGCGGAGTTGCGAAATTTGCTGCGTGAACAATTGAAACATCAAGCTCGACCCTTCGAACTTGGTGGCTTTAGACAAGGTGATTTATCCCGTTTCTTCCATTAA